The DNA sequence gactagtatccacgagggtgtgggttcaatccctggcctcactcggtgggtcggggatccagcgttgctgtgagctgtggtgtgggcagcagatgcagctcagatcctgcattgctgtggctgtggtgaaggctggtggctgtagctcagatttgacccctagcctgggaatgtctatataccatgggtgcggccctgaaaagtaaaaaaaaaaaaaaaaaaaagtggggcagAGGGGGAGCAAAGTTCAATATCTGAGGAGGGGACCACAGATCATAAAGGAGCAAAAATAACTTCCGTATCTCAGGGTTGTTGGATGGTTACCATGTGTTGGTGTGTTAAGAGCAGTTGTTACAGGAACTGCCCTCACCTGGGCATCAAGATCTCGGGTTCTGGTTCCAGACCCACCACTTACTGGGTAGGAGAAGTTGGGTGAGTCCCTTCCCTTCTTTATCTGAAAAAAGAGAGGGGTGGACCTAGAATGAGCCCTGGCTGCTCCAACTCTCTAAGCTCCCATTCCCATAACCTCATTTTCCATTTGTTGAGTATTGGCACTGTGCTAAAGTGATTCAGTCTCCTGTAACTGCCCTCTGAAAGAGAGTTGTGCAGACAAAGAATCGGAGGCCAAGGTTACTCAGCTGCGAGATGGCAGAGCCGGGATTTGGACTCAGGGGAATCTGAGCTGAGTTCTCACCACACCCTTAAGTATTGCTCTACACGCCTTTTTCAGTGGATTCTTTGCCTCATAGAGATTAGATGCCAGTTCTGTATTATTCTAAGATTCTTGACCTTGACATGGTTGAATAACATGTATGGGTAGCCCAAAGCAGCGGGTGAAGATTCCTTGGGATCCCTGTTAATGCAGGAAGAGGTAGGGAAgtttccctccacctcccacttAGCCCCAGTTCCTCTGAGTTGCTTGGTCACGTTATATACCTGGAAATATTGCTGTTAACAGGCCTAAGTGGTCCTGCTCATTCCTTACTTCACACACCTGCCCTCATTACATCGTAGCGCCCTGATCACTTACTTTAGGATGCTTAACCTCAAGTCTGCTTATGGTATTTATTTGCCTGGGTTTTTAAGCTACTTCCCTGTCAGCTGGAAGCTCCTTAAGGGCATGAACCATGGCTATCTTGTCCCTTGTGGTCCTCCCAGTGAcccatgtttgttgaatgaataaatgacacaGCTGCCCTACCGCATGCTGTGATCAAAGACCCTTGGAGGGAGTACAGGACCTACTTACCCAAAGCTTTACCTTTTCCGTGGCCCATAGTTAGAAATTGTAACCAGTGGTCTAACCTGTGACATGTGGGCTAACCTGGACTGATCTGTGGTCTTAACTATAACTGGCTGTCTTCTCTATGACTAGTGGTCTAGCCTGTTACCTCTAGTCTAAACCTTGACCTGTGGCCAGAGTTCTTGTTCTGTGGCCTGACTTATGACCTGAGGGCTGTTCTAAGACCAGAGTCTAACAAATGGCTTAACATGTGGTTAGTGATCTAACTTGTGACCATGATCTGTGGTTAAATCTGTGATCTAACCTGCAACCCTTGGGTGGTTCTGTGACCCGGGGTCTTCCCCTGCACAGGGAGGAGTGAATTCAAACGGTGTTGGAAGGGCCAAGGGGCCTGCCGGCCTTACTGCACGAGGCATGAAGCCTACATGCAACTGTGCCCGGATGCCTCCCTGTGCTGTCTCGCCTATGGACTCAAGATGGCCAAGACTGAAAATGTTTAGCTGGTTCTGGGGCTGGCGCCCTTACTCTCCAATAAAACACGAGCTGTCAGCTGTCTCCTCTTGTCACTGCCTTGCcacccctgggggctgggctggggggtgaGGGAAGTTCAGAGTGGGAGGGCTGGAGGGATGGTGAATGGAGAGAAGTGAGAGGCTCGAGGAGAGTGGGCATGAATGACCGTTGTAACTGGTTCCAGTCCAGCCTGAATCGCTTTAACTCTATCCAACTCTGGAAAAATCACTCAACTTCCCTAAGCcatttctcatccataaaaatggggataattataataatatcagGAGATTAGGGGTTTATAGGAGGCATGCAAAAAGAGAGGTAGCGTTAATAATGAATGAATAGTAATGATAGCAACagttaataatagtaataattagtAATAATAGAGTTCATAATAAACTTCTGGCATTCAGAATGAAATAGTGCATTTGGGCCAAAAGGCAGGGCCAGTTGAGAGTGAGAGGATTTTTCTGTGTTCCTTTATCTCCTATTTTAGTATTTCAAAAGACTGCCCAGGTGGATAGGACCACGAGGATTTTATGAAAGCCAAGTTTTCACATAAGCGGGGAGGGGTGATAGAAGAAAAATCTGCATCTCCCTGGGGGGCAAGGACCTGTAGAGACAGCAAGGGAGACGTGAGCATGGTCCAGGAGGTAGGTAGACAGACATATATTCTGATCGCCCTGtaccaagtcttttttttttggctgaaaaaaataggaaacaacGGGTAGGGTTGTATTTCTCACatcaaaagaaatctgggagttcccgttgtgtctcagcgggttaagaacccaacaagcatccataaggatgtgagttccatccctggccttgctcagggggttaagaagttggtgttgccatgagctgtgctgtaggttgcagactcggcttggatcccatattgctgtggctggggtgtaggccgacagctgtggctccaattttgacccctagcctgagaacttccatacactgcacgtgcagccctaaaaagcaaaaatacaaaaaccaaaaacaaacaaaaccccctcaAAAAacctaccccccaaaaaaaaccccaaacaaaaagcCCCCAAATCCTCATTCCCCTGACCCCAGCCGCTGTATCTGGGAGGAGCAGTGAGAGGAGAGCGGTTGGACCAAAGAGACCAAGTCCCTCAGAACTTGAGAAACCTCAAGAGACTGCTTAAATTGTTGAATTAAACGGGTTGAGCTAAATTTAGTTCTGCGCTTAGACCCCTCCCCGCTCAGTtgttttacaaagaaaagaaGCTGTGTTTTCTCTCCTGCTCCTGGACAGAATGCAAGGGAGTTTGTGACCTTCTTGCAGAGACGCTGGTGATGATTTCTAGAAGTGAGGCGTGAGACAGACTCAAGTGCATACTCTGCCACGTGCAGGCCACAGGCTGTGTGACTGGGGCAAGTCCTTTCCCCCGTCTGATGCCAGGATCCTTCTCCGCAAGATGGGCGAAATGACAGCTCTTTGTGGGGTAGCTGTGGGGTCAGATGGAATCACCTGGCCCTTTATAAGTACTCAGCCAACGAAAGCTGTTGCAGTCGCTATTACCACTACTGAGCAAGAAAACACCCCATTGGCCTTCTCCATGGATTTTCAGacttttcaaaattatgaaaaaatagtGCCAAAATTTCCCCcccaattttttggttttttggaagtATCATTCATTTACAAGCAGCTTccccaaatattaatattttaccactttaacattttcatttcctcctccataacacacacacata is a window from the Phacochoerus africanus isolate WHEZ1 unplaced genomic scaffold, ROS_Pafr_v1 Scaffold_49, whole genome shotgun sequence genome containing:
- the DEFB124 gene encoding beta-defensin 124; this encodes MTQLLLLIVALLVLGHVPPGRSEFKRCWKGQGACRPYCTRHEAYMQLCPDASLCCLAYGLKMAKTENV